The Helianthus annuus cultivar XRQ/B chromosome 16, HanXRQr2.0-SUNRISE, whole genome shotgun sequence genome includes a window with the following:
- the LOC110915725 gene encoding trafficking protein particle complex II-specific subunit 120 homolog codes for MEPDVSIDTSSMIRIAVIPVGEIHLHLFRKYAGMLARHHNIELSTITSFYTEHQKSPFTNQPWDSGSLRFKFIVGGSPPSPWEDFQSNRKIHAVIGICHCPSAPDLDTVVEQFAVACKGYSSSVVQRCFAFSPADSQLADGKDRGNKLALFPPADQRTQEIHLQTMMQDIAASLLMEFEKWVLQAESGGTILKTPLDSQASLSSEEVIKAKKRRLGRAQKTIGDYCLLAGSPVDANNHYSTALELARLTGDYFWFAGAMEGGVCALLMDKAVHKDPVIEEEVKYRYNSVIVHYRKSFIQDNAQRVSPLSFELEATLKLARFLCRRELAKDVVDLLTAAADGAKALIDASDRLILYIEIARLYGTLGYHRKAAFFSRQVAQLYLQQENNLAAISAMQVLALTTKAYRVQSRASIPKHAVFNDVGSSIADGGKMHHHLVVSLFESQWSTLQMVVLKEILLSAVRAGDPLAAWSAAARLLRSYYPLITPSGQNGLASALNNSAERLPSGTHCADPALPFVRLHSLPLHPSQMDIIKRNSAREDWWAGSAPSGPFIYTPFSKGDSTNNSKQELVWVVGEPVQVLVELANPCGFDLLVNSIYLSVHSGNFDAFPISVTLPPNSSKVISLSGIPTKVGPVNIPGCLVHCFGVITEHFFKDVDNLLLGAAQGLVISDPFRCCGSGKLKTTAVPSITVVSSLPLLVSHIVGGDGAVILYEGEIRELWISVANAGTVAVEQAHISLSGKNQDSVISIGYDALKSALPLKPGAEVTIPVTLKAWQLGLVDHDAIASKSTFVNVTRPLKDASSPMLLIHYAGPAENQGELTESVSVVPPGRRLVTPLNVCVLQGLSFVKARLLSMEIPAHVGEISNNSSDNDSADRLVKIDPYRGSWGLRFLELELSNPTDVVFEVGVSVQLESDETSSEFDYPKTRIDRDYSARVLIPLEHFKLPVLDGSFLASNSLSNGDGKTSEKKKKAELNAYIRKLISKIKVRWVSGRNSSGELHIKDATQAALQTSIMDVLLPDPLTFSFRLVKEVNSKDGGDVLAHDMTPMEVLVRNNTKDSISMNLSITCRDVAGENCIEGTNSAVLWSGALSGMKVDVPPLEEIKHSFCLYFLVPGEYTLLAAAVIDDPNEIMRARAPSSSPDEPIFCRGPPYHVRVNGTL; via the exons ATGGAGCCTGACGTCAGCATCGACACCAGTTCCATGATCCGGATCGCGGTCATCCCAGTCGGAGAAATCCACCTCCACCTCTTCCGCAAATACGCCGGAATGCTCGCTCGCCACCACAACATCGAACTCTCTACTATCACTTCCTTCTACACCGAACACCAGAAATCTCCCTTCACTAATCAGCCCTGGGATTCCGGCAGCCTCCGCTTCAAGTTTATTGTAGGAGGATCTCCGCCCAGTCCCTGGGAGGATTTCCAATCCAATCGGAAAATTCATGCGGTTATCGGCATCTGTCATTGTCCTTCTGCTCCTGATCTTGATACTGTTGTTGAGCAGTTTGCTGTTGCTTGTAAAGGATACTCTTCTTCTGTTGTTCAACGCTGTTTCGCTTTCTCTCCTGCAGATTCACAG CTAGCGGATGGGAAGGACAGAGGAAATAAGTTAGCTTTGTTTCCTCCTGCTGACCAGCGGACTCAAGAAATTCACTTGCAAACAATGATGCAAGACATTGCTGCTTCACTTCTAATGGAATTTGAAAAGTGGGTTCTTCAAGCAGAATCTGGTGGGACTATTTTAAAGACACCTTTAGATTCTCAAGCCAGTCTCAGCTCAGAGGAG GTGATTAAAGCAAAAAAGAGGAGACTTGGCAGAGCACAGAAAACAATTGGAGATTATTGTTTACTAGCTGGATCACCTGTTGATGCCAATAATCATTATTCTACCGCTTTAGAACTTGCCAGGTTGACTGGGGACTATTTTTGGTTTGCTGGCGCAATGGAAGGTGGCGTTTGTGCCTTGTTG ATGGATAAAGCAGTTCATAAGGACCCAGTTATAGAGGAGGAGGTCAAGTATCGTTACAATAGCGTCATTGTGCATTACAGGAAGTCATTTATACAAGACAATGCTCAGAG GGTCTCACCCCTCAGCTTTGAATTGGAAGCTACTCTGAAGTTAGCAAGATTTCTTTGCAG ACGTGAGCTGGCTAAGGACGTAGTGGACCTTTTGACTGCTGCTGCAGATGGAGCGAAAGCTTTAATTGATGCAAGTGATAGACTGATATTATACATTGAGATAGCCCGTTTATATGGAACTCTTGGTTATCACAGGAAAGCTGCCTTTTTCTCCAGGCAGGTGGCTCAGTTATATTTGCAACAGGAAAACAATTTGGCTGCTATTAGTGCCATGCAAGTGCTGGCTCTAACTACAAAAGCATATCGTGTTCAAAGTAGAGCTTCCATTCCCAAACATGCTGTTTTCAAT GATGTTGGGTCATCAATTGCTGATGGTGGAAAGATGCATCATCACTTGGTAGTTTCTCTATTTGAGTCGCAATGGAGCACCTTGCAGATGGTTGTACTAAAGGAGATACTTCTCTCTGCTGTTCGTGCTGGAGATCCGCTTGCTGCATGGAGTGCAGCGGCACGTCTACTAAGATCTTACTATCCTCTAATAACACCTTCAGGTCAAAATGGGCTTGCAAGTGCGCTCAATAATTCAGCTGAACGACTTCCTTCTGGAACTCATTGTGCTGATCCTGCTTTACCTTTCGTGAG GTTGCATTCACTTCCTCTGCATCCATCACAGATGGACATTATAAAAAGAAATTCTGCTAGAGAGGATTGGTGGGCCGGATCAGCTCCTTCTGGGCCTTTTATATATACGCCATTCAGCAAAGGAGATTCAACCAACAACAGTAAGCAAGAACTTGTTTGGGTCGTTGGAGAACCCGTTCAAGTGTTGGTGGAATTAGCAAACCCTTGTGGATTTGACTTATTGGTTAATAGCATATATCTTTCTGTGCATTCTGGAAATTTCGATGCTTTTCCAATCAGTGTTACTCTCCCCCCTAATTCCTCTAAAGTGATCAGTTTATCCGGAATTCCAACTAAAGTGGGCCCCGTGAATATCCCCGGATGCCTTGTTCATTGTTTTGGTGTAATTACTGAGCATTTCTTTAAGGATGTTGATAATTTGCTTCTAGGAGCTGCACAAGGGCTTGTTATTTCTGATCCTTTCCGGTGCTGTGGGTCCGGAAAGCTGAAAACGACAGCTGTACCAAGCATTACAGTTGTATCTTCACTGCCATTGTTGGTTTCACACAttgttggtggtgatggtgctgTTATATTGTATGAAGGAGAGATTCGTGAGCTTTGGATTAGTGTGGCCAATGCTGGCACAGTGGCGGTTGAGCAGGCACATATATCGTTGTCAGGGAAAAATCAAGATTCCGTCATATCCATTGGCTATGATGCATTAAAATCTGCTCTTCCATTAAAGCCTGGTGCTGAAGTAACCATACCGGTCACTTTGAAAGCTTGGCAGCTTGGCTTGGTGGATCATGATGCCATTGCTAGTAAGAGCACATTTGTTAACGTGACAAGGCCGCTAAAGGATGCAAGCAGCCCAATGTTATTAATCCATTATGCAG GTCCTGCAGAGAACCAAGGAGAGCTGACAGAAAGTGTTAGCGTTGTGCCACCTGGACGGCGCCTTGTGACTCCCTTAAACGTGTGTGTTTTACAGGGCTTATCTTTTGTTAAAGCTCGCTTGCTATCAATGGAAATTCCTGCTCACGTGGGAGAGATTTCAAATAATTCATCGGATAATGATTCTGCTGATAGGTTGGTGAAAATTGATCCCTATAGAGGAAGCTGGGGCCTAAGATTTCTTGAACTTGAGTTATCTAATCCAACAGACGTTGTGTTTGAGGTCGGTGTCTCCGTCCAGCTCGAGAGTGACGAAACTTCTTCAGAATTTGATTACCCCAAAACAAGAATAGACAGAGATTACAGTGCGAGAGTACTAATACCACTGGAGCACTTTAAACTACCCGTTCTTGACGGTTCTTTTCTTGCAAGCAATTCACTGTCAAACGGGGATGGTAAAACCtcggagaagaagaagaaagcggAACTCAACGCTTATATAAGGAAGCTGATTTCAAAGATTAAAGTTAGGTGGGTGTCGGGGCGAAACAGTTCTGGGGAGTTGCATATTAAGGATGCCACACAAGCAGCCCTTCAGACATCAATCATGGATGTTTTACTGCCAGATCCTTTGACCTTTAGTTTCCGGCTTGTTAAAGAAGTAAATTCTAAGGATGGCGGTGATGTGCTGGCACATGACATGACACCCATGGAGGTTTTGGTCCGGAATAACACCAAGGATTCTATTAGTATGAATCTTAGCATTACTTGCAGAGACGTAGCCGGTGAAAACTGCATTGAAGGCACCAATTCTGCTGTACTATGGTCTG GTGCTTTAAGTGGCATGAAGGTGGATGTTCCTCCTCTTGAAGAGATCAAACATTCGTTTTGTTTGTATTTCTTAGTCCCGGGTGAGTACACATTATTGGCTGCTGCAGTTATAGATGATCCTAACGAAATTATGAGGGCTCGTGCACCGTCTTCTTCACCTGATGAGCCAATCTTTTGTCGAGGGCCGCCTTATCATGTTCGCGTAAATGGTACTCTCTAA